The following proteins come from a genomic window of Aquimarina sp. MAR_2010_214:
- a CDS encoding lysine N(6)-hydroxylase/L-ornithine N(5)-oxygenase family protein — protein sequence MSDTRIIDFVAVGIGPFNLGLACLTEPIDGLEGVFLDKSPKFDWHPGMLLQDTTLQIPFMADLVTLADPTSPFSFLNYIKKQGRMYSFYIKENFLLLRNEYNQYCQWVIEQLPNLFFNTEVTHIQYNEKDEYYVVTSKCTQTDELKIYKAKKLVLGTGTQPYVPECCKQLEGKAFHSSSYLKHKSLLQSKKSITVLGSGQSAAEIFYDLLQEIETKGYQLNWITRSPRFFPLEYSKLTLEMTSPEYVDYFYDLPQHKKDHLIQNQKHLFKGINQNLIGDIYDLIYTKQLTNDVKVSLRTNSELTAAEHNENHDTFNLELHQIEQDKRYRHQTEALILATGYTYQKPEFIEGIADHIQWDDKNRYAVHRNYSIDKQGKDIYVQNVELHTHGFVTPDLGMACYRNSFIIKELTGKEYYPIEKRIAFQQFEVTQEEEINTEEPVLR from the coding sequence ATGAGTGATACTAGAATAATAGATTTTGTGGCAGTAGGTATTGGACCATTTAACTTGGGATTGGCATGTCTCACAGAGCCTATAGATGGGTTAGAAGGAGTTTTTTTAGACAAAAGCCCTAAGTTTGATTGGCATCCCGGTATGTTACTTCAGGATACAACATTACAGATTCCGTTTATGGCAGATTTGGTCACTCTGGCAGATCCTACCAGTCCTTTTAGCTTTTTGAACTATATTAAAAAACAAGGACGGATGTATTCTTTTTATATAAAAGAGAACTTTTTATTACTTCGTAATGAGTACAACCAATATTGCCAATGGGTGATAGAACAATTGCCAAATCTGTTTTTTAATACCGAAGTAACACACATACAATACAATGAGAAAGATGAGTACTATGTAGTTACCTCAAAATGCACACAAACAGATGAATTGAAAATATATAAAGCAAAAAAACTGGTTTTAGGTACAGGAACTCAACCTTATGTTCCCGAATGTTGCAAACAGTTAGAAGGAAAAGCGTTTCACTCTTCATCATATCTAAAGCATAAATCACTATTACAATCTAAAAAGTCGATAACGGTTTTGGGTAGCGGGCAAAGTGCAGCAGAGATTTTTTATGACCTTTTACAAGAGATTGAAACAAAAGGATATCAGTTAAACTGGATTACCAGATCTCCAAGATTTTTTCCGTTAGAGTATTCTAAATTAACCCTAGAGATGACTTCTCCAGAGTATGTAGATTACTTTTATGATTTGCCACAGCATAAAAAAGATCATTTAATTCAGAATCAAAAACATCTTTTTAAAGGAATCAATCAAAACCTGATAGGGGATATCTATGATCTGATTTACACCAAGCAATTGACTAATGATGTAAAAGTATCTCTACGCACAAATTCTGAATTAACCGCAGCAGAACATAATGAAAATCACGATACTTTTAATCTTGAACTACACCAAATTGAACAAGATAAACGATACCGACATCAAACAGAAGCGTTGATATTAGCAACTGGGTATACCTATCAGAAACCAGAATTTATAGAAGGTATTGCAGATCATATTCAATGGGATGATAAAAACCGATATGCCGTACATCGCAATTATAGCATCGATAAGCAAGGTAAAGATATCTATGTGCAAAATGTAGAATTGCATACTCACGGGTTCGTAACTCCAGATTTAGGAATGGCATGTTACCGCAATTCTTTCATCATTAAAGAATTAACAGGAAAAGAGTATTACCCGATAGAAAAACGTATTGCTTTTCAGCAATTTGAAGTGACTCAGGAAGAAGAAATTAATACGGAAGAACCTGTTTTAAGGTAA
- a CDS encoding aspartate aminotransferase family protein, whose translation MLSETQITLKPDLAVDYLFDAHSKHEYEEYIQKTVQYIKTFLDNDCFYSGESAEMLKSRKEGISVNSRTNLSLDQALREIKDVFLDHAISFHHPRYVAHLNCPVLLPALVGDLIASSVNTAIETWDQSTSATLIEQEIIRWICNEMNFPSQSDGVFTSGGTQSNFKALLMARDHYAFTHYGINLKENGWSDEVSKFRVFCSNKAHFSIKKNAALLGMGYDAVIPVDTDDKMKMKVDALVQAIEKEKQQGNIPIAIVATAGTTDFGSFDPIHTISKIAKEYNIWFHVDGAYGGCYVLTDTHRHLLKGVEFADSMTIDFHKTLFQPVCSSAFLVRDTKYFKYISYYADYLNPIENRDEEHPDLIEKSIQTTRRFDALKLWFTLKVTGAKTLGGFLEKVHHLAHEAYDIIKDDIYFEVAHKPELSTLVFRFKIPGVTDDKVLDAVNLYIKNTLFNSGKASVASTKIDGEIYLKFTLLNPRTTKEDLLEVVKMIKEQGLIYTTNN comes from the coding sequence ATGTTATCGGAAACTCAAATTACCCTTAAACCTGACCTCGCTGTTGATTATCTTTTTGATGCTCATTCTAAACATGAATATGAAGAATATATACAAAAAACTGTTCAATATATTAAGACCTTTTTGGATAATGATTGTTTCTATAGTGGAGAATCTGCAGAAATGCTTAAATCCCGAAAAGAAGGGATTTCAGTAAATTCACGAACTAATTTATCTTTGGATCAGGCATTACGAGAAATCAAAGATGTGTTTCTTGATCATGCCATTTCTTTTCACCATCCTCGTTATGTAGCGCATCTTAATTGCCCTGTTTTATTGCCGGCATTGGTAGGAGATTTAATTGCTTCATCTGTTAATACCGCTATCGAAACCTGGGATCAAAGCACTTCTGCTACCTTGATAGAACAAGAAATAATTCGTTGGATTTGTAATGAAATGAATTTTCCTTCACAATCAGATGGTGTTTTTACCAGTGGAGGTACACAATCTAATTTCAAGGCACTTTTGATGGCGCGAGATCATTATGCATTTACGCATTATGGAATTAACTTAAAAGAGAATGGGTGGTCTGATGAGGTAAGTAAGTTTCGTGTTTTTTGTTCAAATAAAGCACATTTCAGTATCAAAAAAAATGCAGCCTTATTGGGTATGGGATACGACGCAGTAATACCGGTGGATACAGATGATAAGATGAAGATGAAAGTAGATGCTCTGGTACAAGCTATAGAAAAAGAAAAGCAACAAGGCAATATACCAATTGCTATAGTCGCTACTGCAGGAACAACAGATTTTGGAAGTTTTGATCCAATACATACAATTTCTAAAATAGCAAAAGAATACAACATCTGGTTTCATGTAGATGGGGCATATGGAGGATGCTATGTATTAACCGATACTCATCGGCATTTGCTTAAAGGGGTAGAGTTTGCTGATTCGATGACTATCGATTTTCATAAAACGTTATTTCAACCGGTATGTTCGAGTGCTTTTTTGGTTAGAGATACAAAATATTTTAAATATATATCCTACTATGCAGATTATCTTAATCCTATCGAGAACAGGGATGAAGAACACCCTGATCTAATCGAAAAATCTATTCAGACTACCCGCCGGTTTGATGCTTTAAAGTTATGGTTTACATTAAAAGTAACAGGAGCCAAAACTTTAGGGGGATTTCTAGAAAAAGTACATCACTTAGCCCACGAAGCTTATGATATCATTAAAGACGATATCTATTTTGAAGTAGCACACAAACCCGAATTAAGTACTCTTGTGTTTCGATTTAAAATACCCGGAGTAACCGATGATAAGGTTTTAGATGCAGTAAATCTTTATATTAAAAACACCTTGTTTAACTCAGGAAAAGCCTCTGTAGCCAGTACAAAAATTGATGGTGAAATCTATTTAAAATTTACCTTGTTAAACCCAAGAACTACAAAAGAAGATCTTTTAGAGGTTGTTAAAATGATCAAAGAACAGGGGTTAATCTATACAACAAATAATTAA
- a CDS encoding alkaline phosphatase family protein, with protein MKKNIIFIVVFTLHLFAIKGSAQTENSPKVILITLDGLRWQELYTGADSLLVTNNTYVNDTTKLKADFWRPKTKDRREALMPFFWKTIASMGQLHGNRNVGSKVNLTNMMWFSYPGYNEILTGVADDKNINSNKKINNSNKTVLEITNNLPGYKGKVAAFGSWDVFPFIINEDRSGVLVNAGFEAAKGNNLSRREVFLNQLQDQIPSPWSTVRLDAFTHHYAIEHMKKNHPDLMYIAYGETDDFAHDGDYEAYLKAAHNTDGMIKELWEFTQQDSYYKDNTVFIISTDHGRGTDPLDTWKSHGSKVKNAGEVWIVAFGKEIAALGEVKNTEQLYSNQIAATVAAIMGNEYSVENAGKPIESIVKSKK; from the coding sequence ATGAAAAAAAATATAATTTTTATAGTTGTTTTTACTTTGCATTTGTTTGCAATTAAAGGCAGCGCACAAACAGAAAATTCACCAAAAGTAATCTTGATCACCTTGGATGGATTACGCTGGCAAGAACTTTACACAGGTGCTGATTCACTATTAGTAACAAATAATACGTATGTAAATGATACGACGAAGCTAAAAGCAGATTTTTGGAGACCAAAAACAAAAGACCGTAGAGAGGCTCTAATGCCATTTTTTTGGAAGACTATTGCTTCCATGGGGCAATTACACGGAAATAGAAATGTGGGGAGTAAAGTCAATTTAACGAATATGATGTGGTTTTCTTACCCTGGATACAATGAGATCTTAACCGGGGTGGCTGATGATAAGAATATCAACAGTAATAAAAAGATAAACAACTCAAATAAAACGGTATTGGAAATAACAAATAATCTACCAGGTTATAAAGGAAAAGTAGCTGCTTTTGGTAGCTGGGATGTATTTCCATTTATCATAAATGAAGATCGTTCTGGAGTTCTTGTTAATGCAGGTTTCGAGGCTGCCAAAGGAAACAATCTTAGTCGCAGAGAGGTGTTTTTAAACCAGTTGCAAGATCAAATTCCAAGTCCCTGGAGTACGGTTCGTTTAGATGCTTTTACGCATCACTATGCGATAGAGCATATGAAAAAAAACCATCCTGATTTGATGTATATCGCATATGGTGAAACAGATGATTTTGCTCATGACGGAGACTATGAAGCTTATTTAAAAGCGGCTCATAACACAGATGGTATGATCAAAGAATTATGGGAGTTTACCCAACAGGATTCATATTATAAAGACAATACCGTTTTCATTATCTCTACAGATCATGGTAGAGGAACAGATCCTTTGGATACCTGGAAAAGCCATGGGTCAAAAGTGAAAAATGCTGGAGAAGTGTGGATTGTTGCTTTCGGAAAAGAAATAGCTGCTTTGGGAGAAGTGAAAAATACCGAACAGTTGTATAGTAACCAAATTGCTGCAACGGTCGCAGCAATTATGGGGAATGAATACTCTGTTGAAAATGCAGGGAAACCGATTGAGAGTATAGTGAAATCAAAAAAGTAA
- a CDS encoding SusD/RagB family nutrient-binding outer membrane lipoprotein, translating to MKKYIIVTITILISVLSCTNDFEETNANPNQPEQVSSDLLLSTVISTVANRAAQSGWDRGNIVGQLTAKINFTGFDRYEWGSESGLWNEYYEILPEIDLILKASLQEETKNTSYEGMALILKSYVFSILTDNWGNIPFSEAIDGQNKNFTPKYDNQQDIYTAILLDLKKAEQQLAVGQPILGGDILYGGDLEKWRKLANSLRLRYLLRISNKVDVSSEMKEIVDSGIFIAANADNAAVSYPATTQIDSWPISTGRIGGFDEHRLSETSEAILKQFNDQRLSKWFQPTDNPDDDPTLFVGLTNGLSEDNASTFNGGASNVSRINQSFFYDSPNSVKAVIIQAAEVHFILAEAAQRGWITTDAKTSYENGVRLSFEYWEVNQDVTAYLAQTGVVYDDTLETIITQKWLASFLVGFEAWYDFRRTGLPSVIIPGPDNVNGDRIPVRFLYPDSEQTLNNENYEQATSQMGGNDINIKGWWEN from the coding sequence ATGAAAAAATATATAATAGTAACAATAACGATATTAATATCAGTACTATCATGTACTAATGATTTTGAAGAAACAAACGCTAACCCTAATCAACCAGAACAGGTAAGCTCTGACTTGTTATTATCTACAGTTATCTCTACTGTGGCTAATAGAGCAGCACAATCTGGATGGGATAGAGGAAATATTGTAGGTCAGTTAACGGCAAAGATCAATTTTACAGGTTTTGATCGTTATGAATGGGGTTCAGAATCTGGGTTGTGGAATGAATATTACGAAATTCTTCCTGAAATTGACCTTATTTTGAAAGCTTCATTGCAAGAAGAAACCAAAAATACAAGTTATGAAGGGATGGCATTGATTCTCAAATCTTATGTTTTTTCCATTTTAACAGATAATTGGGGGAATATTCCTTTTTCAGAAGCAATAGATGGTCAAAATAAGAATTTCACTCCTAAGTATGATAATCAGCAAGATATTTATACTGCAATTCTCTTAGATTTAAAAAAGGCAGAACAGCAACTGGCAGTGGGACAGCCTATTCTTGGGGGCGATATTTTGTATGGAGGCGATCTTGAAAAATGGAGAAAACTGGCAAATTCTTTAAGGCTTCGTTATCTTTTAAGAATTTCGAACAAAGTGGATGTTTCTTCAGAAATGAAAGAGATTGTAGATAGTGGTATTTTTATTGCCGCCAATGCAGATAATGCGGCGGTATCCTATCCGGCAACAACACAAATAGATTCATGGCCTATAAGTACAGGACGAATTGGTGGATTTGATGAACATCGACTTAGTGAAACCAGTGAGGCTATTTTGAAACAATTTAATGATCAACGTCTATCAAAGTGGTTTCAACCCACAGATAATCCTGATGATGATCCTACTCTTTTTGTAGGATTAACTAATGGATTGAGTGAGGATAATGCGTCAACCTTTAATGGTGGTGCTAGTAATGTATCAAGAATAAATCAATCATTTTTTTATGATTCTCCAAATAGTGTAAAAGCAGTAATCATACAAGCAGCCGAAGTTCATTTTATCCTTGCAGAGGCAGCACAACGAGGTTGGATTACAACAGATGCTAAAACCTCATACGAAAATGGTGTGAGATTATCTTTTGAATACTGGGAAGTCAATCAAGATGTCACTGCCTATCTTGCACAAACTGGTGTAGTGTATGATGATACATTAGAAACAATAATCACCCAAAAATGGTTAGCATCATTTTTAGTTGGTTTTGAAGCCTGGTATGATTTCAGAAGAACTGGATTGCCCTCAGTAATTATTCCGGGGCCAGACAATGTAAATGGTGACCGTATACCTGTACGTTTCTTATATCCTGATAGTGAGCAAACACTTAATAATGAAAATTATGAGCAGGCAACTTCTCAGATGGGGGGTAACGATATTAATATAAAAGGCTGGTGGGAGAACTAG
- a CDS encoding SusC/RagA family TonB-linked outer membrane protein — protein MKSSLTLFSVLFYFFSTVVSSQESSITGIITDGQTPLPGANVMLQETQKGVVTDFDGNFEIIGIQEGQYSIVISYLGFEDKVISITIHPGEIKSLGSIELIASAESLDEVVVTALGIEKEKKRLGYAVQEVQGDQLTTARETNVTNSLAGRAAGVQITGGGSGVGSTSLITIRGEGSLIPGNNSPLFVVDGIPISNRTVSNRSEGNLETDYGNGAQDINPDDVKSISILKGPNATALYGSRGLNGVVLITTKSAERTKGLGISFTQNVTFENALRIPKYQNQYGQGAGGEFAFLDGFGGGVNDNIDESWGPRLNGQLIAQHDSPTTSGFRAGDFAVRPRNSDGTFADEIILTPWKSNPDNIEDFFRTGSTITTNLALTGGNEFGNLRLSLTNLESEGILPNTDYDRRTYALNGSYNLAKWLKVSSSVNYVNSKSNNRPNNSYGTENIMYLWVWFGRQIDMNSLRNYWQPGLEGRQQFNYNYNWHDNPFFTLNENTNGFDKNRIFGNARVDINITPSLSLMLRTGVDYFSELRASRRAYSTQRFAKGQYREDDIYFKEQNTDFLLQYNKTLNEDFTMGLSLGGNTREEENRYKRISANSLSVPGIYNFENSAEPLSKTQFNDKRKINSLYAFANFSYKNFLFLDITGRNDWSSTLPKDDNSYFYPSVGLSAVVSDMVELPEMFSFVKLRGGWAVVGNDTDPYALRNTFSFNEPFGNFQRVNASDILRNENLKPEEASSTEVGADIRFFNNRLGFDVTYYKSTVKNQILTLPVSNTSGFKSRIINAGEIENRGFEVVLNAKPIKSKSGFTWETNVNFTSARGEIKSLVEGLGTYTISSNYVNVLAQVGGRMGDIYGTGLVTVDDPNSQFFGQVVHNEDGFSKRDPNLKKLGNYNPDFTVGWQNTFTYKGFNFGFLFDWRQGGEIMSRTTLIGGTSGMMDFTAVGRETGIISEGVIQNADGSYRPNDIVLSGRDYYWWRYNRGNEEIGIFDASFLKLREVRLGYNFPQKILKKTIIKSMSLSLVGRNLALWTENPHFDPETISFNGGNIVLGVEDMALPSSRSYGINLNVTF, from the coding sequence ATGAAAAGTTCATTAACACTTTTTTCAGTATTATTTTACTTTTTTTCTACGGTAGTCAGCAGTCAGGAATCTAGTATTACAGGAATAATTACAGACGGTCAAACTCCGCTTCCTGGAGCAAATGTTATGCTTCAGGAAACTCAAAAAGGGGTAGTAACAGATTTTGATGGTAATTTTGAAATCATCGGAATTCAGGAAGGACAATACAGTATTGTTATTTCTTATCTTGGTTTTGAAGATAAGGTGATTTCAATAACTATACATCCTGGGGAAATTAAAAGTTTAGGAAGTATTGAGCTCATTGCTTCTGCAGAATCTTTGGATGAAGTTGTAGTCACAGCTTTGGGTATAGAGAAAGAAAAAAAACGATTAGGTTATGCTGTACAAGAAGTACAGGGAGATCAACTTACAACAGCAAGAGAAACTAATGTTACTAATTCGTTAGCTGGTCGTGCAGCAGGAGTTCAAATAACAGGAGGAGGATCTGGTGTAGGATCAACTTCATTAATTACAATACGAGGAGAAGGTTCTCTTATTCCGGGTAATAACTCTCCTTTGTTTGTAGTAGATGGTATCCCGATAAGTAACCGTACTGTTAGTAATCGATCCGAAGGAAATCTTGAAACAGATTATGGTAATGGTGCACAGGATATTAATCCAGATGATGTTAAATCTATTTCTATCCTTAAAGGGCCTAATGCGACTGCTCTTTATGGATCTCGTGGATTAAACGGAGTGGTGTTAATCACTACAAAGTCTGCAGAAAGAACAAAAGGACTAGGCATTAGTTTTACTCAAAATGTAACCTTTGAAAATGCATTAAGAATACCAAAATATCAAAATCAATATGGTCAGGGTGCAGGAGGAGAATTTGCTTTTCTTGATGGATTTGGAGGAGGTGTAAATGATAATATTGATGAGAGTTGGGGGCCACGCTTAAATGGCCAATTGATTGCTCAGCATGATAGCCCAACAACAAGTGGTTTTAGAGCAGGAGATTTTGCAGTAAGACCAAGAAACTCTGATGGTACTTTTGCAGATGAAATCATCCTAACACCATGGAAATCTAATCCTGATAATATTGAAGATTTTTTTAGAACAGGATCAACAATAACAACAAACCTAGCTTTAACGGGCGGCAATGAATTCGGGAATTTAAGACTTTCTTTAACTAATTTGGAAAGTGAAGGTATTCTACCAAATACAGATTATGATAGAAGAACGTATGCGCTTAATGGCTCTTATAATCTAGCAAAATGGTTAAAAGTTTCTTCATCAGTTAACTACGTTAATAGTAAGAGTAATAATAGACCAAACAATTCTTATGGTACCGAGAATATCATGTATTTATGGGTTTGGTTTGGACGTCAGATTGATATGAATTCACTTCGAAATTATTGGCAACCCGGCCTCGAAGGAAGACAGCAGTTTAATTATAATTACAATTGGCACGATAATCCATTTTTCACATTGAATGAAAATACTAATGGATTTGATAAAAATCGAATTTTTGGTAATGCCAGAGTAGATATAAATATTACACCTAGTCTATCCCTTATGTTACGTACAGGTGTTGATTATTTTAGTGAGCTACGAGCCAGTAGACGAGCGTATAGTACACAGCGATTTGCAAAGGGGCAATATCGAGAAGATGATATTTACTTCAAAGAACAAAACACCGATTTTCTCCTGCAATATAATAAAACACTAAATGAAGATTTTACAATGGGATTATCTTTAGGAGGTAATACTAGAGAAGAAGAAAATCGATATAAGAGGATTAGTGCAAACTCATTATCAGTTCCCGGAATTTATAATTTTGAAAATTCGGCAGAACCATTATCAAAAACACAATTTAATGATAAACGTAAAATCAATTCATTATACGCATTTGCCAATTTTTCATATAAAAACTTTCTCTTTCTAGATATTACCGGAAGAAATGATTGGTCAAGTACTTTACCAAAAGATGATAACTCATACTTTTATCCATCTGTTGGTCTTAGTGCTGTAGTATCTGATATGGTAGAATTACCAGAAATGTTTTCATTTGTAAAACTTCGTGGAGGTTGGGCTGTTGTTGGTAACGATACAGACCCTTATGCACTTAGAAACACATTCTCGTTTAATGAACCTTTTGGTAATTTTCAACGTGTAAATGCATCGGATATATTGCGCAACGAAAACTTGAAACCAGAAGAAGCTTCATCAACCGAAGTTGGAGCAGATATTCGATTTTTTAATAATCGTTTAGGGTTTGATGTAACCTATTATAAATCTACCGTAAAAAACCAAATTCTAACCTTACCGGTATCCAACACTTCTGGATTTAAATCTAGGATTATTAATGCAGGAGAAATAGAAAATAGAGGATTTGAAGTCGTATTAAATGCAAAACCTATAAAAAGTAAAAGTGGATTTACATGGGAAACTAATGTGAACTTTACTAGCGCACGAGGTGAGATAAAATCACTAGTAGAAGGATTAGGTACGTATACAATATCTTCTAATTATGTTAATGTATTAGCTCAGGTTGGAGGTAGAATGGGAGATATTTATGGTACAGGCCTAGTAACAGTAGATGATCCTAATAGTCAGTTTTTTGGTCAGGTGGTGCATAATGAAGATGGTTTTTCTAAACGAGATCCTAACTTAAAAAAATTAGGAAATTATAATCCGGATTTTACCGTAGGTTGGCAGAATACATTTACTTATAAAGGATTCAATTTTGGTTTCTTATTTGATTGGAGACAAGGAGGAGAAATCATGTCTAGAACAACCCTGATCGGTGGTACTTCGGGAATGATGGATTTTACAGCTGTTGGAAGAGAAACAGGAATCATCTCAGAAGGCGTTATCCAAAATGCAGATGGAAGCTATAGGCCAAATGATATAGTACTTTCTGGACGAGATTATTACTGGTGGCGTTATAATCGTGGAAACGAAGAAATAGGGATATTCGATGCCTCTTTTCTAAAACTACGAGAAGTGCGCTTGGGATATAATTTTCCTCAAAAAATCCTCAAAAAAACAATTATCAAAAGCATGTCGTTATCATTGGTTGGTAGAAATTTAGCGCTATGGACAGAAAACCCTCATTTTGACCCTGAGACGATTTCATTTAATGGCGGAAATATCGTGCTGGGAGTTGAGGATATGGCATTACCAAGCTCTAGAAGCTATGGAATTAATCTAAATGTAACTTTCTAA
- a CDS encoding XRE family transcriptional regulator, giving the protein MDLHKIKEIADEKGKLIKDLIEETGIKKGTLFNYMKGKTAITLEAFLKISDVLKVPPLELLAVVQNIKLNNDAAEMVHDMSATTNTEHIDSNTINVMMIPLVNQYAYAGYLSGFENEGYVGELPKMPYLADRQYKGNYVFFEVKGDSMDNGSYESYLEGDLILCRDVRQDFWSSKLHINKWDFVIVHKEEGILLKRIIAHDVEKGILTLHSLNEYYEDTHVHLKDVAKIFNVVDVRRHRNRR; this is encoded by the coding sequence ATGGATTTACATAAGATAAAAGAAATAGCAGACGAAAAAGGCAAGTTAATTAAGGATTTAATAGAAGAAACGGGGATCAAGAAGGGAACTCTTTTCAATTATATGAAAGGAAAAACAGCTATTACTTTAGAAGCTTTTTTGAAAATATCAGATGTTCTAAAAGTTCCGCCTTTAGAATTATTAGCTGTAGTTCAAAATATTAAACTTAATAATGATGCTGCCGAAATGGTTCATGATATGAGTGCTACTACCAATACCGAACATATCGATTCAAATACCATTAATGTTATGATGATTCCTTTGGTAAATCAATATGCATATGCTGGATATTTAAGTGGATTTGAAAATGAAGGTTATGTAGGAGAATTACCAAAAATGCCCTATTTGGCAGATAGACAATATAAAGGTAATTATGTGTTTTTTGAAGTAAAAGGGGATTCGATGGATAATGGCAGCTACGAAAGTTATCTTGAAGGAGATCTTATCCTATGCCGGGATGTGAGACAGGATTTTTGGAGTAGTAAATTACATATTAATAAATGGGATTTTGTAATCGTGCATAAAGAGGAGGGAATTCTTTTAAAAAGAATTATAGCGCATGATGTTGAAAAAGGAATATTAACTCTCCATTCTTTAAATGAATATTATGAAGATACTCATGTGCATCTAAAAGATGTTGCCAAAATTTTTAATGTTGTCGATGTAAGAAGGCACAGGAATAGGAGATGA
- a CDS encoding DNA-binding protein, which yields MGIITKHIKTIERIDQLTRLQATGSPEQLAYRLGISKTKLYRIIDLMKELNAPISYDVSIQSYVYIKEVGFKFGFYLKEQNLNTRPHITSVL from the coding sequence ATGGGCATTATCACTAAACACATCAAAACTATAGAACGAATAGATCAACTTACTCGTTTACAAGCCACAGGATCTCCAGAACAATTAGCATATCGTCTGGGGATTTCAAAAACAAAACTCTACCGTATTATAGATCTCATGAAAGAATTAAATGCTCCTATTAGCTATGATGTCTCTATACAAAGTTATGTATATATAAAAGAGGTAGGTTTTAAGTTCGGATTCTACTTAAAAGAACAAAATTTAAATACCAGGCCCCATATAACTTCGGTTTTGTGA